Sequence from the Cryptococcus neoformans var. grubii H99 chromosome 3, complete sequence genome:
CAgatcttcgtcttcgtctCCTGTTTTCCCTGTTTCTCTGACAGAAACTTCTAAATACCCAATCGCCAACTCTCCCCACCCCATGCCATCTTTATCAAGCTTCTTTGCCGCCTTCAGCGCCACACCCAAAGCATATTTTACCACTCTATCCCATACTCCCAATTCCTGACATTCTCTCGCCAattcttgagcttgagTGTAAGCTTCATCCCATTGATCCAGAATAAGAGCCAGACCTAGCAAGTTTGTCAAGGGACGGATGCAAGAGAGGTTTTTGGCGCATTTGCGATACGCCGCAATGACTTTGAGAGTAAGATCGCGATACAGTGCGAAGAAATTGGAACGATCGGCTATAGCCGCCAGGAGAATAGAATTGGACATTTGCGGACGAGATGTGGAGGTGGAATCCGTTGGGACACCtggtgatgaaggtgcAGATAAGGCAAGGGATGCCTCGTCGAAGAGGACGTCTGAACTCGAGGATCGGGGGACAGTAGGTGACTGGAACGGATAtgtggaaggaagatggccTGACGAGACACCCAAGTGCTCTACCTTTGTCCTCTTTCAGCTCTCATGCTCTCTACCAGAATGACGACGATACTTACTTGTATACGGGCAATATCTAATAATTCAGATCTGACGGATTCGTATGCCGTCAGGCCAGAGTAATCATTGTTTGGACGTTCAAGTCGCGCCCATTGATCACATTTAGAGACAATGTCCATGCAGGCGGTGTAAGTCCATGATTCAATAAAATGTTCCGCAAGATCGGCCTATAGCAATGTAAATATACACAGTGAAGCCACGAGGACAGCAAACAAACCTCGTTTTCCCTCAAGCGATTTGCAAGGCTAGCAACAAACCATTGACCCCTTTTGGCAACCTCTGTTATTCTTCCTAGTTTCCCTAGCAAGATACCTTGCCTGGCAAACAGATATACTCTAAAATCAAAGACACTGATCGAGCTATTCCGCAGCATTTCCCTATATGGCTTCATGGTCGTGTTCAATATAGGCAATGAATCGTCACGAGATCCCGTAGCGCCAAGTTTACCGAACCACGAAAGGTTTTGCTCCTTTACCACCTGGATGAAAGCTGCCTCTAATTCTTCATAGATGATAAGTGAGTCCTCATTAAGATTAACGCCTTCAAATGATTGTGCCAGAGATTCCTGATTTTCATTGAGTTTACGTCTCCAAACGCAGACTGAGCGGGGCACACCTTGAGCAAAAACCATGTGCAGAAATTCCACCCCACCATTACCCGTTGCGCTTCTCCTCGCTTTACCTCATCCTCTCGTTCCAGGATTGCAGAATCAAATGCAGTGACAAAACACTCTTTCAGTTTGTTGATAAGTTCGGGCCACGCAGAAGGATCATTCACCCCTGGCGGGGGTAAGTTCAACTGAACGCATCTGTCGCACAACGGATCAGTATTTCAAGCAAGACAATAAGGACATAAACAAACCTGTCGCGCTTTCCGACATTGAAGTCCGCTTTAAGCTTCCCCAGTACGCCTTTATCCTTTCCCCAAACCGTCTTGCCTGACTTGTCTGCAGCACTATTTGGCGGGTTGACAAGCACAATCAATGGCGCGTGCGGAGTTCTGCGAGCtgcaaggagagagagcCAGTCTCTGATAAAGTTCCGCGTCTGCGATTTATAAACCTCCCCGTCCTGAGAGCCAGTGGCGCGTCAGTGGGCTCAGTTGTCATTGCTTCTTGAACATGATGACGCACTTCGCAGACGACAAGACACAAGTTGACCAGGGGCGAGTCCAAAACGCTGACATTCTTATCCCTTAGACTGGTGGCTTCTCCCAGATCCGTAAGGTCTATGTCTACCTCTTGTATTGTCCTCAGGGAAGTTCGAGAAGACGATTTCCAATGAAGGTTACGGAGAGGCAGATGAGCCTTTATGCCCGCCACGGCATTGTGGAGGActgatgagcttgatgagGCGGGAGAAGGGGTGGGATGGAGGGTATAGGTAATTGTGATCGGCGGCATGGCTACTGAAGCGGTCCcgttggagaagaaggggcaGAGGGAAGTCTACGGTGATTGCACATACGCGTGTATCAGATGGTCTTCGAACAACTGAGGAAGGCAACAGACGCGAACAATGTAAacgtcatcattttcaATTATCGCTCAAATTCACAAAATTGGGTGCGGGGATGGCCAAGTGAATAAAGCCAGTCACTATAGCCATTCACACTGCAGCATGCATGCTTAACAAGCAGAGGGGACCTACCTGAAATACAGAATTCACAGACAGGAAGAAACTCCTCCAGGCATATCACGCGTTCAGCATTTATTATGCCATTAAAAAGAAACGCCAGAAATGAATTTCCGTAAGTTTTACTGGGATTGGGCCGCTCAATTTCCCGGCTAAAATTCCGTTCCGCTTTcaccctttcctctttggaCCAGCAATTCTCGAAAAGTTAGTTAAAAACATCAAAAACTGCAATCAGATCCATACCCCTCCCTATAACCCCCCACACCCCCATACGCATCACCTATAATGCCTGTCCGAATCAGATTCGCCCGTCACGGCCATCGCAAAAATCCCGTCTTCCACCTTGTCGCTATCAACTCTAAACGACCGCGAGACGGCAAGCCCCTTGAGCTCTTGGGCGTGTACGACCCCATTCCCCGTGTGCGAGAAGGCAACACCCCTCCTGCCGCCGCCAATGTTTTTGCAAAGGGTACCGAGGATATGATcgcaaaggagaagaaggtcgagttGAATGTGGAGAGGATAAAATATTGGTTAGGTGTGGGCGCGCAACCTACTAGGAGTGCTGTCAAGTTATTGGAGAGGGTGAGTCTTTGTTCTAAACAATTGGTCATGATATACTGTGACTGACTCCTATGTAGGGAGGCGTCCTTACCACTCCCCACAAGTGGCAACATATGTGgtcgcctcctccttcagGAACCTCACAAACAGGAGCAGCTAGTGAAAAGGCAGTGGAAAGTACATTGCCATAAGGCATTATGCACATCGAGATTCTGTCTATGTCCTATCGTTAGAGCGCTACATCACATATTCGACTAGGGGCATTCACATTGTTGGACATCTTCTTACAACACGGTTTTTGCAGATTTCAAACCGGCGATCCAATCAAAATGGGTATATCATCGATAGTAAACACCATCTATATGACGAAGATAATATACAAGCCTAAACTCTtactccctcttcttcttcctcttttcgCCCTCCTGTTCATcagccttcctcttcgtgCCAGatcccccttccccttgttcctctccttcagcatcatcat
This genomic interval carries:
- a CDS encoding small subunit ribosomal protein S16; protein product: MPVRIRFARHGHRKNPVFHLVAINSKRPRDGKPLELLGVYDPIPRVREGNTPPAAANVFAKGTEDMIAKEKKVELNVERIKYWLGVGAQPTRSAVKLLERGGVLTTPHKWQHMWSPPPSGTSQTGAASEKAVESTLP